Within the Streptomyces sp. NBC_00353 genome, the region CACAACACGCTCTGCTCGCCGAGCCTTGCGGAGGGTTACCGTCCGCAAGTGCCTCACGGACCGTGCGCTCTTCGTGCACCCGTGCGCCCTGAGCTGCGCTCGGGCCCCCTTCGGCACCCGGCGCACCACTTGGTCCCCACGGAGGGCGAAGATGCGGGATCATTTCTGCCATGACCGAGGTGTCCTCGCTCACAGGGCGACTGCTCGTGGCCACACCCGCCCTGTCGGACCCGAATTTCGACCGCGCGGTGGTGCTGCTCCTCGACCACGACGAGGAGGGCTCGCTCGGCGTGGTCCTGAACCGCCCGACCCCGGTCGGTGTCGGTGACATCCTCGTGTCCTGGGCCGACCTGACCGCTGAGCCGGACGTCGTCTTCCAGGGCGGCCCCGTCTCGCTCGACTCGGCGCTCGGCGTCGCGGTGATCCCCGGCGACGAGGGACCGCTCGGCTGGCGACGGGTGTACGGGGCGATCGGCCTGGTGGACCTGGAAGCGCCGCCGGAGCTGCTGGCCGCGGCGCTCGGCTCGCTGCGGATCTTCGCCGGGTACGCGGGCTGGGGACCCGGACAGCTGGAGACGGAGCTGACCGAGGGGGCCTGGTACGTGGTGGAGTCGGAGCCGGGAGACGTCTCCTCGCCGCGTCCGGAACAGCTGTGGCGGGCGGTCCTGCGCCGTCAGCGCAGCGAGCTCGCCATGATCGCCACCTATCCGGACGACCCTTCGCTCAACTGAAGCCCGGGCCTTTCAGTACCCTGGCTGTTATGAGCACTCTTGAGCCCGAGCGCGGGGCAGGTACGGGGACCCTCGTAGAGCCGACGCCGCAGGTGTCGAGCGGCGACGGCGACCACGAGCGCTACGCCCATTACGTCCAGAAGGACAAGATCATGGCGAGCGCCCTGGAGGGCACCCCCGTGGTCGCACTGTGCGGGAAGGTCTGGGTACCGGGGCGCGACCCCAAGAAGTATCCGGTCTGTCCCATGTGCAAGGAGATCTACGAGTCCATGGGCGCCGGTGGCGACAAGGACAAGGGCAAGGGCGGCAAGGACAAGAAGTAGTCCGTCCCCGACCGTTCGGGCCGAGGGGCCCCCGGGAGCGCGCTGACGCGTGCTCCCGGGGGCCTTTTCGTATGCCCTTTCGTAGGCCCTGGGTTGTTTGCCCGTGTCGCTCGGTCACAGATTGGTTGAGACCACTTGTCGGCGTCCGTGACCCCTCCTACTCTCCTGCCAGTTGTGCAGAACGAAACGCACGTTGCATATGTTGCAACGCTCAATCCGTAGGGGTTCCGGATGAAGCTTTCCGCCCGAATTGCCGCCCCGGTCGCGGCGCTTGTACTGGCCGGCCTGACCGCCACCGCCTGCGCGCCGCAGACCTCCGACACCGGCGCCAAGGGGGACGAAAAGAGCGGGACGCTGCGCGTGTGGCTGTTCCAGGAGGTCGGCAACAAGCCCAAGGAGCAGGTCGTCGACGCGGCGGTGGCCGACTTCGAGAAGACCCACAAGGGTGCGAAGGCGGAGATCGAGTACATCCCCGTCGACACCCGCGCCCAGCGCATCAAGGCCGCCTTCAACGACCCCAAGAGCGCCCCGGACCTCATCGAGTACGGCAACACGGACACGGCCGGCTACGTCAAGGACGGCGGACTCGCCGATGTGAGCAAGGAGT harbors:
- a CDS encoding YqgE/AlgH family protein; protein product: MTEVSSLTGRLLVATPALSDPNFDRAVVLLLDHDEEGSLGVVLNRPTPVGVGDILVSWADLTAEPDVVFQGGPVSLDSALGVAVIPGDEGPLGWRRVYGAIGLVDLEAPPELLAAALGSLRIFAGYAGWGPGQLETELTEGAWYVVESEPGDVSSPRPEQLWRAVLRRQRSELAMIATYPDDPSLN
- a CDS encoding DUF3039 domain-containing protein, whose protein sequence is MSTLEPERGAGTGTLVEPTPQVSSGDGDHERYAHYVQKDKIMASALEGTPVVALCGKVWVPGRDPKKYPVCPMCKEIYESMGAGGDKDKGKGGKDKK